A stretch of DNA from Microtus pennsylvanicus isolate mMicPen1 chromosome 20, mMicPen1.hap1, whole genome shotgun sequence:
ATCATTTAGGTCCGGCGCAAACTTTAAGAGGCCCACGGATCTTTCTGGTCTGGTGGTAACTGCCTTCGTAAGGCAGTGAGTGAAGTTGGCTCATTGAAGCTTCCGTATCTGGGAAGTCCTTCCCTGGGACTTCTAGGGCCAGACACAAAGGGTTTGatgtctcctctttctttcccttcattgCAGGCAGGAGGAAGCTCCGGCTGTTCGAATACCTTTTCGAATCTCTGTGCGACTCGGAGATGGCGTCTTGCATCCAGTGGGTCGACAAAACCAAAGGTGTCTTTCAgtttatctcaaaaaacaaagaaaagctggCTGAGCTTTGGGGGAAGCGGAAAGGCAACCGAAAACCCATGACTTACCAGAAGATGGCCAGAGCCCTGAGAAACTATGCCAGGACAGGAGAGATCACGAAAATCCGCAGGAAACTAACCTACCAGTTCAGCGAAGCTGTTCTCCAGAAACTGTCTCCGTCTTACCTCCTGGGGAGAGACATCTTCTGCTCGCAGTATGGCCAGTATGATCAGGAATATCTCAGCTTGAACCCTTGGAATGTAAATTACTATACCTATGCGGGTTACCCGAGCTAAACCACTCCAGCtacttctttggtttttgttttgttttttttaaaggaaatgaaaacattcctatgttttcagagctttggattaatcagtttgtttgtttgtttttagaaaaaagctttatttttattacacaaacagtgttttgtctgcaagtatgcctgcacgccagaagagggaactagatctcattacagaggtCGTGAAccatcatgtgattgctgggaattgaactcaggacctttggaagagcagttagtgctcttaacctctgagacctctgttttttgagacaggattgctctgtgtagctctggctgtcttgtctgtagaccaggctggccttgagctcagagtgctgggattaaaggtgtgcgccaccaccgccaccaccgcctggtggcGCTGCAGCTCCTCACTGCATTCTCTTCCTTGCCTTGCTAGCATCTCTGGAAAAGCCTGAACTTGGGAACTCCACAGTACACCACTGGTGCTCTCCCTGTTCACAGACCCCACACCCATGACACACACATCTAGGGAGAACACCGCACAGAGCATGTTCAGACTTTTCGTCTTGGTCCCGACAACTTTTTTAGGTAGTTTTTGCATTGGGTTGGTGTTCAAAGGAAGCTGAAGATATTTCAGAAGGATGCTCATAATTTGGCTGCATAAACTTTGCTGTTTAGACTGCATGTCTATGGACTGGGTATCCAAGAACACCCTGGAACCAGTCTTCTGAGTGGTGTGCCTTGtagttattttattaatgagTTTATTAATTACATTTCGATCAATTGAAATTATAgactgaatgctttttttttttttttggtttttcgagacagggtttctctgtggctttggagcctgtcctggaactagctctgtacaccaggctggtctcgaactcacagagatccacctgcctctgcctcccgagtgctgggattaaaggcgtgagccaccatcgcccggccagacTGAATGCTTTTTGCTATGCAAATACTTTTCCTTCTAGAGTGTGCCAGCTTGGATGATTTTATAGGATGATTGTTTTAAAGAATGATTTTGTTGCTGgctggcttgcttgcttgtttggagATAGTCTTGCTAACTAGGCCAGACTGTCCTTGAGTTAATGGcatgacaggtgtgtgctaccacgtGAGGCTCATGTATTGATTTAAgcacttttttttattgtgtattcaGGTGAAAAGTCACTCAGCATGTACTGTGACACAAAGGATGAGCTAATAAATGTTATACAAACACCgtgattttaatttgcatttttggaTGATAGACATTGAGTATTTTAAGAAAGTTTTAAGAAAGGATCTTTATGATAATATATTATAACATtataacaatataataaatatatatagccCCGTCTGGCTTAGACCTTACAGATCTtcaagtgctggtgttaaaggtgtgtgcttgtATTTGAGGGGCCGTATGGAGGACATTTCTGCTCAACCCACTGCCATGAAAATTTGCCTGTTCTAGTAAGttaggtttgtttgttgtttgagacagtctcactttgTGATGTTGACTGGCCTGGAGCACaatgctgacctcgaactcagatccacctgcctgcctttgcccccccccccccagtgctgggagtgctgggattagaggtgtggacCACACGTGGCTAGTTTTCGGCCTTCCATTTAAGAATGTAATCGGCTTTTCTCTCTGTACTGGGTTGGTTAGTTTTGATAATACAACAGTGATTGGATTAAGGAATTCCTATGGAGCTGGGCTTGACCCAGGCCTGTCAGGACATTCCAGCAGGAAGGGGTTTAATTTTAACATCCacacctagagtcacctgggagagaGTCTTAGCTGAGgaattctgtagatcaggttagtTCCGGAGCCTTTCTGTGGGGGTTGTCTTGACTGCAACttgacccagcccactgtgagtggcgCCATTCTCTAGGTTGGACCCTGAACTGTAAAAGTGAGGAAAGCTAGCAACCAAGGATGATTGACTCAAAAGTCCACCTCCCAGGGGACAGCATCCCAGAGCTGTATCCGTGAAGCTCCCTAGATGGCATGCAGGTGGCTTGGCTGGGTCTCTTCAGCAACTGCTACCCTTGTTGAGGGGTCATCTTGTAACATCTAGATCttaaaccctgtcttgagccaggcagcggtggcacacacctttaatcccagcactagggaggcagaggcaggaggatctctgtgagttcgaggccagcctggtctacaagagctagttccaggacaggctccaaagctacagagaaaccctgtctcaaaaaaccaaaccctgccttgaaatttttacaaaacaaagaagaaaaaggagcctCTAATCTGAAAGGAGTATTTCAATTTAGAGGAAATCAAAAggtcttttccatttatttgtataAGCTTTAATTAGTCATAGTTCCGTGGTTTTCTAATAGATAGATCCCATAGAAGTAAGTGGTTGGTTAAACACAGTCAAGTATTCTATTCGGCCATTAagagatattttcatttaatttctctttcagAAATCAACTGATGTGCGTGCGTGAATGTGCACTCTAAGTTCATTTTGTATCATCAGCAATAACTAGGTTTCTGGTGCTGCTGCTAGGCTCTTAGAAACGTTTTTactccccgagacagggtttcactgtagctttggagcctttcttagaactcactctggagaccaggctggcctccaactcacagagattcgcctgcctttacctcccgagttatgggattaaaggtgtgcgccaccgctgcccagctgaTTCATACACCAGCCTGGCTTCTCCAATCATTCTCCACCCGCCTCTGCCCGTGAAAGGCTGGGATTGGGGGGGtgggtatgtaccaccactgcctggctgtgctgGTCGATGCTGATCATCACCTGGCTGTGATTCATGTTGATTTCATCTGGAGTTAACTAGGAGACACGCCtctggacatgtctgtgagggcatttctaGGGCGAATCATCTGCtgcgtatgcgtgtgtgtgtgcgcgtgcgcatgcGTGCGTGAAGATCCTTCTCCAGATCGAAGTCTGTCTGGAGAGCAAGCGGCGCTTACCCTTGCTGGAGCACGTGTGCCCACCCTAGCGCTGGCGGCATTGGCAGCTTTTCTTGCGGTCAGACCCGACTCTGGTGTTCTAATGGGGACTGAAGACTAGCCCACAAGACTCTGGGATCGGATCGGATTGTCAGCCTCCAGCCTCACGGGCCAGGCAGCTGCTAGAGCGCATGTAGACAGCCACCGTTGGGCTCCTCAACTCCTACAGGGTAAGACAATCTAGCAGCTTTAGAACAGACACTTGTTCTGTCAGCTCTGCGTCTCCAGAGTGCTCTGATACACACATCTACAAAACTGCAGTAATGAATCCCATCGCTTTGCTCAATTAGCATATGCTAATGAAAACATTTGCGACAGCATGGGTAAacattagggaaaaaaaatcttggagtggttggtttttctttttgttgttatggttttgttttttccccagataggtttcctctgtgtagacCTGATTGGCCTGGAACAGAAATATTTCAACAGGGTTGCATTAGGTAGccttgcctggccttgaactatttagaccaggctagccagaaACTCACGctggtctgcctgcttctgcccttgCCACACAGCTGTGCGGCCTTACGTCAGGGAAATGAGGAGCACGGGGAAGCAGGGGACTCTGGGTAGTGGAGACAAACATTGAAATCCCGGCAGCAGAGTAAGATGGTAGTCCAGGGGCCTGGACCAGGGTTTGGGCAGGTGTTGGCTGGTGAGTAGAGTTGTAATTAAGAAAGTTCTGATACTCTACTGCTTCGTCAGGTGACAGTTAATAGTGACCTTTTATATGTGAGGTAGCTCAGCTCTGCCAGAGGAAGTGCTTggcttctcagcacccacatagcgtgcgcgcgcgcacacacacacacggtctatAGTCACAAAGACACACCTGCGTATGTACAAAAAAGTCGATAAATCCTGGAAATAgaaatacttttatatatttcagaatagatattttaaatgttcatAAAACAATGATATTTGAGGTGTTGGAGATATGACAGTGGGGGCTCCCTCCCAGACACCGAGTTAgacacaaaccacacccaaacacctgttttcacagagaccCTTTATTAAGTGGGGGAGGAAAAGGTAAGCGGCTTCTTCCTGATTCAGGCAGAGacacagcagcaaatgaccttgcagatgtaatttttaagaggagaagaaggggaggtctCTGTTAGAATAGGCTAGGGTGtggtgggaaaggagagaggggatgagggagaaggCAAGAGGACAAGGGAAAGGATGAAGGGGGACTGAGGATCGCTCTGGATAGAGGGGAGACAGACATGGCCTAGGCAAATGGTTTATAGAGGTGAGATGCGAAACCCGTATTAGGATGAGACGGGTGATTTAATGGATCATGCTGTGGGACagtgatcttgtaccctgtaaggATTTggtcagttgtattgctttaataaaatgctgattggcaagtAGCCAGGCGGGAAGAATAGgcggggcaaggagaacaggaggattctgggaagagaaaaagtaagtctgcagtcatcacccagacactggtataaggtaccaagccacatggcttacacagacaagaattatggtttaATGTAGGctgtaagagttagtaagaagcctgagctaataggccaactagtttataattaatgtagacttctgtgtgtttctgtggggctgaatgactgtgggactgggtaggacagaaacctctgtcaacaagaggcttttgattgctggatcttggtagtcagcctcaggaggaggaagtggccaaataagaaAATAGACCATGGTGGCCAGTTTTAGGAATATAATATTTaggttttcgttttgttttgtttttcgagacagggtttctctgtagctttggtgcctgtcctggaactagctcttgtagaccaggctggcctcgaactcacagagatccgcctgcctctgcctcccgagtgctgggattaaaggcgtgtgccactactgcctggcaatatttaggtttttagcaaggcagagggaatggagaagaagggcaaggcctgccagagccacgcACTTAAGTGGGCTAATGTCCCTTCAATAGCTATCCCAAATTGACCACTCCGAGATGGTCAAACACTCGAATATATGtatcatgattaataaaaactcagagatagatattggggttcaacctgaaggtcagaaaaacaaaacagtcagccactgtacctcagtctgaaatggcgatcctgcctccagaaatctcagaatgagactgaaactgagagctgtctcccccccattttatactcctctctagtacagggattaaaggcacgcaccatcTGGTTCCTATGGCacctagtgtggttactgggattaaaggtgtgtgtcactgctgcctggactgtaaggctgaccagtggggctgttttactctctgatcttcaggcaagctttatttgttaaaatacaaatgaaatgtcactacaaacATACCCAGATGTACAATTATTAAGTACACACAAAAATTTGCATGGTTTTCCTCAACCTGGGTTACCCCTGCACTTACTCTCATGGGCGGAAATCCTGGGGTGCTAAGAGACGGTGGTCTAAGGAAAATGACCTCACGGTGATAATCGTTTCCAGCTATTCTACAGTTGAGCCACAAGGAGGCGCTGCTGACCCGTTTATCGCTTTAGCCAAATCCATGACCCAGATTCTCTTTTCCTTGCTCTGGCGAAGACTAGACATTGGCAAACACTACGCTGAGGGAAGAAACTGAATAGGGGCAATTGGGACCGAAAGTTCTGGCTTATTCTCCACGTAGCATAAGGAACCCTGTAAGGAAACGATTTGCTTCTTATCCCCTTTGGCGGGCTGCTCTATCGTCCCTTGTCTTGCAGATCAGGCTacgattctcaaccttcctaaaggtgcgaccctttagtacagttcctcatgttgaggtgaccccccccatgtaaaattattttcgtgGCCACTTCCggactgcaattttgctactgttatgaatcataatgtaaatatctgatatgctgcccaaaggggttgcgacccataCGTTGAGAACCAGTGGCATCGCGCACCTGCGTCTGGAATTCtgactttctgtttcctttgtgcCCATAAGAAAACTTTCCAGGATTCCTGAGAGCATCTCAGGCCTTAGAGTCCAGACACAATAGGAACCCTTTGTGAAGGAGGGAAGGGTCACTCACTgtcccagagagaggcagaaagagcacgGACTGCCCCAAAGGCGACAGTCATGGATGCTGGAAAGGAAACCAAAAAGAGCCCAGCCCAGCCATTGGCTGGCCAACGTTTTTACATGCATTTCAAAAATGTCCGTGCTTCTGCAGAAGTCACTGGCTCCCTAAGGGGAGGCACCGGTGACTGACTACTCCAAGGCAGCTCCATTCAACCTCCAATTCCCGAGCAATGCTCACTCGTCTCCCCTGTCCGTGGCTGTGTTTGTCCGTGATGGTCCACCGAAGGACCACAATATGAAGTCTGATTGGGAAAAGATGAGAGTCACAAACAGCCCCAGCCCCTCGGAGGCAGCGTCGGTTAACTGTGGAAATGGTGTATTTCCTGCCCAGGAGAGCGATGAGTTTTCTGCTGGCCGTGTTTATTGTCTTTCGTAAGCATCCGTTGTCCttacataacccaggctggcctccaccttcCTGAGTAGCAactgctggctttgaactcccgatcttgcccctacctcccaagtactgggatcatagGCCTTTTACGGCACATCAGACTATAACAGCCCTGATCATATTGGTTCTGTTTATTATCATATTACGGCTCTGTCTTATGGAATCATGCCCATGTTAAGTTTTCTCTACAGCATTATTTGAAAGGAGAATTcgacttttttttctccctcttagAACTTGCTGTGTTATGTTGACAAGAATGCATCTAGGGAACGGGGATTACTGAATCCAGACTTGAGACTTCAGCATTTGCTCTTGACAGCACCCACTTTCTCATCCTTTCTTccctatttcctttcttcttttctaaagaTAACTCatgaagaaatgtatttttaaacaattctttGACATACATttaattttcccatttcttttttttaagagaggagtctctctttttttatatttatttattatgtatacaatattctgtctgtgtatatgcctgaaggccagaagagggcgccagacctctttacagatggtagtgagccaccatgtggttgctgggaattgaactcaggaccgttggaagagcaggcaatgctcttaaccactgagccatctctccagcccttgccatTTCTTTAAAGGTTTTTCTTCGACAACTTCATAGCTGTATAAAAtctattttgatcacattcacctcgcatacccttttttaaaaagtcatcttctgaggtggtttgaataaaaaacTGCCCCATAGGCTCTTAaggagtggcgctattaggaattgtggccttttggaggaggtgtggccttgtaggaggaagcgtgtccctgggggtgggctttgaggtttcaaatgctcaagccaggcccagtgtcactctctgtTCTGCTGCCTGCCAGTGGTGACAGAACTCtcagccacctccccagcaccatgtctgtgtaCATGCCACCGTGTGTTCTGCCATGACGAGAACAGACTAAACCtggaacctgtaagccagccccagttaaatgccttcctttataagagttatgGTCAGCTGGTCatagtggtccatgcctttaattccagcacactggaggcagacagatctctgagttcaaggccagccaaagatgcacagagaaaccctgtctcaaaaaaaaaaaaaaaaaaaaaaaaaagagacagatatTCGGGTTCAaccatttattttcctgaaaattccctaatttcattttgttttgttttcttgatttttgtttgttttgttttgttttgtttttgagacagggctctgtgtgtagccctggctgtcctagaattctctgtggcctcaaactcagacatccccctgcctctgcctcccgagtactgagattaaaggtgtgaaccaccactacTTGACCCTCCTagtttcatctttattttctttaagttgaGTAAAATTTCGTGCCTGACACTGAACTCTGAAACAGTAAATTTTCTCTGTTGTCGCTAACTGAAATCGTCACCTTCGGCTTGGCTTAGtgtaaaaggaaaaaattggAAAGACTGCTTGAAGAATTTCTGAGGCGGCCGGAGCCAGCTGCAGGCCTTAAGCACATCAAAAGTGTGGTCGAGACATCACGTCACACTGTCGCCCCTACACGACTCTGTATCACCTCAGATGTCACTGAATAGGGAGCCTTTACAGCATTGCTACTGATCCCAGGGCAGTGGGACAGCACCCAGCGATGGTTTGCTACGGTCCCTGGTCTGGAAATGTCCCTAACTCCCCATTCAGAGTCGAGGAAGAGGGCTTCTGATTGGAGGAGACTTGGAAACTGTTTTTGTCTCCTACCCAAACTCACAAGATCAAAAATCCCCCAATCATAGGAAAT
This window harbors:
- the Spic gene encoding transcription factor Spi-C, with protein sequence MTCIEQDRLGQVFEDAIEVLTQNSVGELQYPPDHKNYMTFVNQYPHIRGSPSCCGFTHPEEPTCNWRSVTNGSVDLYSEESLHQSLQNITESQLVQASIFQQKGGKGRRKLRLFEYLFESLCDSEMASCIQWVDKTKGVFQFISKNKEKLAELWGKRKGNRKPMTYQKMARALRNYARTGEITKIRRKLTYQFSEAVLQKLSPSYLLGRDIFCSQYGQYDQEYLSLNPWNVNYYTYAGYPS